One Physeter macrocephalus isolate SW-GA chromosome 19, ASM283717v5, whole genome shotgun sequence genomic window carries:
- the LOC102973207 gene encoding LOW QUALITY PROTEIN: 26S proteasome non-ATPase regulatory subunit 5-like (The sequence of the model RefSeq protein was modified relative to this genomic sequence to represent the inferred CDS: inserted 3 bases in 2 codons; substituted 1 base at 1 genomic stop codon): MGKDAGRGPAGGGIVAAQALSLLREVSRLEAPLEELRALQSVLRSVPLSELREQAAELHLGPLLSLLSENHRQLTTLCVSILERLLQALEPVHVGRNLRVDLQXGLTHPNDCVKILTXSQVGRIVENSDAVTEILNNAELLKQIVYCIGGENLSVAKAAIKSLSRISLTQAGLEALFESNLLDDLKSVMETNDIVRYRVYELIVEISSVSPESLNYRTTGGLVTQLLXELTGEDVLVRATCTEMVTSLADTHHGRQYLAQEGVIDQISNIIVGADSDPFSSFYLPGFVKFFGNLAIMDSPQQICERYPVFVEEVLEMTESQDPTMIGVAVDTIGILGSNVEGKQVLQKTGTRFDRLLMRIGYQAKNASAELKIRCLDAISSLFYLPPEPQTDDVLRMTESWFSSLSRDPLELFRGIRNQPFLELHCAALKVFTAIANQPWAQKLMFNSPGFVEYVMDRSVEHDRASKDARYELVKALANSKAIAEIFGNPTYLRLRTYLSEGPYYVKPISTTAVEGAE; this comes from the exons GGCGAGGCCCGGCGGGAGGGGGCATCGTGGCGGCCCAGGCGCTGTCGCTTCTGAGGGAGGTGTCTCGGCTGGAAGCGCCGCTGGAGGAGCTGCGCGCTCTGCAGTCGGTGCTGCGGTCGGTGCCTCTCAGCGAGCTCCGCGAGCAAGCGGCGGAACTGCACCTTGGCCCGCTTCTCTCCCTGCTCAGCGAGAACCATCGGCAACTGACTACTTTGTGTGTATCCATCCTGGAGAGATTGCTGCAAGCTTTGGAGCCAGTTCACGTGGGCCGGAACCTCAGGGTTGACCTGC AGGGACTGACTCACCCCAATGATTGTGTAAAAATCCTCAC GTCCCAGGTTGGAAGAATTGTTGAAAATTCTGATGCTGTTACTGAGATTCTAAATAATGCtgaattattaaaacaaatcGTTTATTGTATTGGTGGAGAGAATCTATCTGTAGCTAAAGCGGCCATTAAATCCCTGTCAAGAATATCACTGACCCAGGCTGGACTGGAGGCTTTATTTGAAAGTAATCTGCTGGATGATTTGAAAAGTGTAATGGAGACAAATGACATTGTTCGATACAGGGTGTATGAGCTAATTGTGGAGATATCTTCTGTGTCACCAGAATCTTTAAACTACCGTACCACCGGTGGATTGGTAACGCAGCTCCTCTGAGAGCTGACCGGTGAGGATGTGCTAGTCAGAGCCACCTGTACAGAAATGGTGACATCACTGGCAGATACTCATCATGGACGACAGTACCTCGCTCAAGAAGGAGTAATTGACCAGATTTCTAATATAATTGTTGGGGCAGATTCAGACCCTTTCTCTAGCTTCTATTTGCCAGGATTTGTGAAGTTTTTTGGAAACCTGGCTATCATGGATAGTCCTCAGCAGATCTGTGAGCGTTATCCTGTCTTTGTGGAAGAAGTCCTTGAAATGACAGAAAGTCAAGACCCCACCATGATTGGTGTAGCCGTGGACACAATTGGAATTCTAGGATCCAATGTTGAAGGAAAACAAGTTTTACAGAAAACAGGAACTCGCTTTGATCGCTTGCTGATGAGAATAGGATATCAAGCAAAGAATGCCTCAGCAGAGCTCAAAATTAGGTGTTTGGATgcaatttcatctcttttttatttaccaCCTGAGCCGCAGACGGATGACGTCCTGAGGATGACAGAatcctggttttcttctttatctcGGGACCCGCTGGAGCTCTTCCGTGGCATCCGTAATCAACCCTTCCTTGAACTACACTGTGCTGCCTTAAAAGTGTTCACGGCCATTGCAAACCAACCCTGGGCTCAGAAACTTATGTTTAACAGTCCAGGTTTTGTAGAATATGTAATGGACCGGTCCGTAGAGCATGACAGAGCTTCAAAGGATGCCAGATATGAACTGGTGAAAGCACTTGCCAATTCTAAGGCAATTGCAGAAATCTTTGGGAACCCAACTTATTTGAGGCTCAGAACTTACCTGAGCGAAGGTCCGTACTATGTGAAACCTATTTCCACAACAGCAGTGGAAGGAGCAGAGTGA